A window of Fundulus heteroclitus isolate FHET01 chromosome 15, MU-UCD_Fhet_4.1, whole genome shotgun sequence contains these coding sequences:
- the LOC105940078 gene encoding hydroxycarboxylic acid receptor 2 — MADSNENDTCKTPNNTSTYEVLSWVMAGEFTLGLPLNLSVLYVLVFRFKFWKNNCVFLFNIVLADFLLVACLPVKIHHYQNNLRRSEDPTVCVLMLFMLFLNRGASIVFLITLSLDRYFSVVHLGKKNCVKVFKKSPLISVIIWVSLLPFTIPTMLSTFECCNSWGRVVTHISEMLTDTFREIVFFSQIIIPYIILIYCTARIVSRLQMKTIGEKAKLRRAVFAVVSVVVVFSICFLPCTIARAALLIVRVKRGEGEGEKEDIATQVYDALMVLSYADCLLDPLVYCFCNSGFKVAYISTFCPPFLRKKLLESVSGPSTATATTLTSGAKSVSLQILDK, encoded by the exons ATGGCTGATAGTAATGAAAATGATACCTGTAAGACACCAAATAATACGTCCACATATGAAGTCCTCTCCTGGGTGATGGCTGGAGAATTCACTCTGGGACTACCTCTTAATCTCTCAGTGCTCTACGTCCTCGTTTTCAG GTTCAAATTCTGGAAGAACAACTGCGTGTTCCTCTTCAACATTGTGCTCGCTGACTTTTTGCTGGTGGCCTGTCTTCCTGTCAAGATTCATCATTATCAGAACAACCTGAGGCGCAGTGAGGATCCCACAGTTTGTGTCTTGATGCTCTTCATGCTGTTTCTCAATCGAGGAGCCAGCATCGTCTTCCTTATCACCTTGTCTCTGGACCGCTACTTCAGCGTGGTCCATCTCGGGAAGAAAAACTGTGTGAAGGTGTTTAAGAAGTCTCCACTGATCTCTGTGATTATATGGGTGTCCTTACTGCCGTTCACCATCCCCACGATGTTAAGCACCTTTGAATGCTGCAACAGCTGGGGCCGAGTTGTGACCCATATATCTGAAATGTTGACGGACACCTTCAGAGAG ATCGTCTTCTTCTCTCAAATCATCATCCCCTACATCATCCTCATTTACTGCACCGCTCGCATCGTCAGCCGACTGCAGATGAAGACGATCGGGGAGAAGGCCAAGCTGAGGAGAGCTGTGTTTGCCGTTGTGTCTGTGGTCGTAGTCTTCTCCATCTGCTTCCTGCCGTGCACAATAGCCCGGGCGGCTCTGCTGATTGTGCGGGTGaaaagaggagaaggagaaggagagaaagaagaCATAGCTACCCAGGTGTACGACGCCCTCATGGTTTTGTCCTACGCCGACTGCTTGCTGGACCCACTGGTTTACTGCTTCTGCAACTCAGGGTTTAAAGTTGCTTACATCTCCACTTTCTGCCCGCCGTTTCTCAGAAAGAAACTGCTGGAGTCCGTCTCTGGCCCGTCAACTGCTACAGCTACAACTCTAACCTCAGGAGCTAAAAGTGTTTCTTTACAAATCCTGGATAAATGA